Proteins found in one Elgaria multicarinata webbii isolate HBS135686 ecotype San Diego chromosome 12, rElgMul1.1.pri, whole genome shotgun sequence genomic segment:
- the NFRKB gene encoding nuclear factor related to kappa-B-binding protein isoform X1: MDSLDHMLTDPLELGPSGEGNGTQIMEDCMLGSIRISLPEDLLEDPEIFFEVVSLSTWQEVLVDSQREHLKKFLPRFPENNTEHQNNLILSLFNGENFRFGNPLHIAQKLFRDGHFNPEVVKYRQLCFKSQYKRYLSSQQQYFYRLLKQILASRNHLLELARKGGPDLALKRKYSAAACAAEERDRQTHRRYLKILREVKEECGDTTLSSDEEDLSCWIPNSPAHCPSPAVPLRVIPTLSTQDMKTADKLDFGENGLKMMLKKHHEKRKRQPNHPDLMTGDLTLNDIMTRVNAGRKGSLAALFDLAVLKKKVKEKEEKKKKKIKVIKLEAEDFSESLGNPEGMPPMSQDPSPIPPIWDPPSLPSVKEEPLEDIKPCLGVNEIASSFFSLLLEILLLEGPASLSVLEDKLMDWQSSPASTLNSWFSFAPNWSELVLPALQYLTGDSRDASSSFSPFVEFKEKTQQWKLIGSSQDHEKELAELFQLWLETKDQAYFKDNEDSSDATTPVPRVRTDYVVRPSTVEEKRVFQEQERYRYSQPHKAFTFRMHGFESVVGPVKGVFDKETSLNKAREHSLLRSDRPAYVTILSLVRDAAARLPNGEGTRAEICELLKDSQFLAPDVTSAQVNTVVSGALDRLHYEKDPCVKYDIGRKLWIYLHRDRSEEEFERIHQAQAAAAKAKKALQQKPKPPAKIKSSSKESSVKVVTSGTSEPSQLSLSDSSMPPTPVTPMTPTAPPMPAMPISPPPVPVVSKSLPSVAPEQAKPNQSILLVSSPTMPQLGTLLSTTQSTQAQAGSQPSSRAASHTASSGLPQVRVVTAQSSLPPVSQPAPMVTQPPPPPASVPQIRIPSTSAQTKVLSQAVMTVPVKAQSSPVQVQRPTVSVTGTASMTGAGISAAPSPASKPLTSSPSSSVPSSSTASLSSSSSSSTAVLQNVAGQNIIKQVAITGQLGMKNQPGSTIPLSASNFRIQGKDVLRLPPSSITTDAKGQTVLRITPDMMATLAKSQVTTVKLTQDLFTTAAAGSTSAGKGISATLRVSSSPIQSSDSPAKTSTPTSASPSSAGPTVVKVTPDLKTVESTSSAFRLMPALGMTVAEQKGKAISTVASTDAKPAATIRIVQGMGVMPPKAGQTITVATHAKQMPSASSVSMSGTVHTSAVSLPTMTASVSKAVAVVSGAAGTPITIGTGTTTMRQVPVSTTVVSTSQAGKLPARITVPLSVISQPVKGKSVVTAPIIKGNLGANISGLGRNIILTTMPAGTKLIAGNKPVSFLTAQQLQQLQQQGQATQVRIQTVPASHLQQGTVSGSTKTVSTVVVTAAPSPKQTHDQQ; this comes from the exons ATGGATTCTCTGGATCATATGCTCACCGACCCATTGGAGTTGGGGCCATCTGGAGAAGGAAATGGTACACAGATTATGGAGGATTGCATGCTGGGATCCATACGTATTAGCCTGCCAGAAGATCTCTTGGAAGAT CCTGAGATCTTCTTTGAAGTTGTCAGTCTTTCAACATGGCAGGAGGTGCTGGTAGATTCACAACGAGAACACTTGAAAAAGTTTTTGCCCCGCTTCCCGGAAAACAATACTGAACATCAGAATAATCTTATTCTGTCCCTATTCAATGGAGAGAACTTCCGGTTTGGAAACCCCCTGCACATAGCCCAGAAGCTCTTCCGAG ATGGACATTTCAATCCTGAAGTGGTAAAATATCGACAGCTTTGCTTCAAGTCACAGTACAAGCGCTACCTCAGCTCCCAGCAGCAGTACTTTTACCGGCTGCTGAAACAGATTCTTGCTTCCCGGaat CACCTGTTAGAGCTTGCTAGGAAAGGTGGTCCAGATCTGGCCCTGAAACGAAAATACTCGGCAGCTGCTTGTGCTGCTGAAGAACGGGACAGACAGACTCATCGTCGATACCTGAAAATCCTCAGGGAGGTGAAAGAGGAATGCGGAGACACTACCTTATCCTCTGACGAAGAAG ATCTGAGCTGCTGGATCCCAAATTCTCCAGCCCATTGCCCAAGTCCTGCTGTTCCTCTCAGAGTGATCCCCACCTTATCAACCCAAGACATGAAAACAGCAG ATAAACTGGATTTCGGTGAGAATGGCCTGAAGATGATGCTGAAGAAGCACCATGAAAAACGCAAGCGACAACCT AACCATCCTGATTTAATGACAGGGGACCTGACTCTGAATGACATCATGACACGTGTGAATGCTGGCAGGAAAGGATCTTTGGCAG cattgtTTGACCTTGCTGTCCTCAAAAAGAAggtgaaggagaaggaagagaaaaagaaaaagaagataaaaGTTATTAAGTTGGAAGCAGAAGACTTCTCCGAGTCGCTTGGCAaccctgaaggaatgcctccaaTGTCTCAGGATccatcccccatccctcccaTTTGGGACCCCCCGTCCCTCCCATCTGTTAAAGAAGA GCCTCTTGAAGACATCAAGCCGTGCCTTGGAGTAAATGAAATTGCCTCCAGCTTCTTTTCCCTCCTTCTAGAGATTCTGCTTCTAGAAGGGCCAGCTAGTCTCTCAGTG CTTGAGGATAAACTCATGGATTGGCAGTCTTCTCCTGCCAGCACATTAAACAGCTGGTTCTCCTTTGCCCCCAACTGGTCAGAACTTGTTTTACCTGCCCTGCAGTATCTCACAGGCGATagcagag ATGCTTCTTCCAGTTTTTCTCCATTTGTTGAATTCAAAGAAAAAACTCAGCAGTGGAAACTGATAG gttcatcccaagaccatgagaAGGAGCTTGCAGAACTCTTTCAGCTCTGGTTGGAGACGAAAGACCAAGCCTACTTCAAG GACAATGAAGACAGCTCAGATGCCACTACACCAGTTCCTCGAGT AAGGACTGACTATGTAGTCCGGCCTAGCACTGTGGAAGAGAAACGTGTTTTCCAGGAACAG GAGCGTTATCGATACAGCCAACCCCACAAAGCGTTCACATTCCGCATGCATGGCTTTGAGTCGGTGGTGGGCCCTGTGAAGGGCGTGTTTGATAAGGAAACCTCTCTGAACAAAGCCCGAGAACATTCTCTGTTGCGATCAGATAGGCCTGCATATGTCACCATCTTGTCTCTTG TTCGGGATGCTGCAGCCCGTCTTCCTAATGGAGAGGGAACTCGTGCTGAGATCTGTGAGCTGCTTAAAGACTCCCAGTTTCTTGCTCCTGATGTCACCAGTGCTCAG GTTAACACCGTGGTGAGTGGTGCACTGGATCGATTGCACTATGAGAAGGATCCCTGCGTAAAATATGATATTGGGCGCAAACTATGGATATACCTCCATCGAGACAGGAGCGAAGAGGAGTTTG AGCGGATTCATCAGGCCCAAGCTGCTGCAGCAAAGGCCAAAAAAGCCCTTCAGCAGAAACCCAAACCGCCTGCAAAGATA AAATCCAGTAGCAAGGAGAGTTCAGTGAAAGTGGTGACTAGTGGCACCTCTGAACCAAGTCAACTGAGCCTTAGCGATTCCAGCATGCCACCAACTCCTGTGACTCCAATGACGCCCACTGCCCCTCCAATGCCAGCAATGCCAATTTCACCACCGCCAGTTCCTGTCGTTAGCAAGAGTTTGCCAAGTGTTGCACCAGAACAAGCTAAACCTAACCAAAG CATCCTTTTAGTATCTTCTCCCACCATGCCGCAGCTTGGGACATTGCTCTCCACCACACAGAGTACCCAGGCACAGGCTGGGTCTCAGCCCTCTTCTCGGGCGGCCAGCCACACAGCCTCCTCAGGACTTCCACAGGTCCGAGTGGTTACAGCACAATCTAGCCTCCCGCCTGTGTCTCAGCCAGCCCCAATGGTAACACAgccacctccaccaccagcaTCTGTACCTCAGATCCGTATCCCTTCCACTTCTGCACAAACCAAAGTTCTATCTCAG GCTGTTATGACTGTCCCGGTGAAAGCACAATCCAGCCCGGTCCAGGTGCAGAGGCCAACAGTTTCAGTAACAGGAACAGCCAGTATGACGGGGGCAGGAATATCTGCAGCTCCCAGTCCTGCCTCCAAGCCACTAACTAGTTCTCCaagcagctctgtgcccagttcctctACCGCTTCTTtatcatcctcctcctcttcctccactgcTGTCCTCCAGAATGTAGCTGGACAAAATATCATCAAACAG GTGGCTATAACTGGACAACTTGGTATGAAGAACCAGCCTGGGAGCACCATCCCGCTTTCCGCTTCCAACTTCCGCATCCAAGGCAAGGACGTCCTGCGTCTGCCTCCCTCCTCCATTACCACCGATGCAAAGGGGCAGACCGTTCTCCGCATCACCCCAGACATGATGGCTACCTTGGCCAAGTCGCAAGTCACCACCGTCAAACTCACCCAGGACCTCTTCACCACTGCCGCAGCTGGCAGCACTTCCGCTGGGAAAGGCATCTCCGCCACTCTGCGCGTGTCATCGAGCCCCATCCAGTCTTCCGACTCTCCCGCCAAGACCAGCACGCCCACCTCTGCTTCGCCGAGCTCCGCTGGGCCTACCGTGGTGAAAGTGACCCCTGACTTGAAGACTGTCGAGTCAACCAGTTCAGCGTTTCGGCTGATGCCTGCCCTAGGCATGACTGTAGCAGAGCAGAAGGGCAAAGCCATTTCCACAGTGGCATCCACTGACGCCAAGCCAGCTGCCACTATAAGGATTGTGCAGGGGATGGGGGTGATGCCACCAAAAGCTGGGCAGACTATTACAGTAGCCACTCATGCCAAGCAGATGCCCTCTGCCTCTTCAGTGAGCATGTCTGGCACAGTCCATACCTCTGCGGTTTCTCTGCCGACCATGACTGCTTCGGTGTCCAAGGCAGTTGCTGTCGTTTCAGGAGCAGCAGGGACGCCCATAACTATTGGAACAGGAACCACCACTATGCGGCAGGTTCCAGTGAGCACGACTGTCGTATCTACTTCCCAGGCA GGGAAGCTGCCTGCCCGAATCACGGTGCCCCTCTCGGTCATAAGCCAGCCCGTGAAAGGAAAGAGTGTTGTGACTGCTCCTATCATCAAAGGCAACCTTGGGGCCAA CATCAGTGGACTGGGTAGAAATATCATCTTGACCACGATGCCAGCTGGGACAAAGCTGATTGCTGGGAACAAGCCAGTAAGCTTCCTGACTGCACAGCAACTGCAACAGTTGCAGCAACAAGGCCAGGCTACACAG GTACGAATTCAGACAGTCCCAGCCTCCCATCTCCAGCAGGGAACAGTGTCTGGCTCTACAAAAACAGTCTCCACAGTAGTTGTAACAGCAGCGCCATCTCCAAAACAGACACATGATCAACAGTAA
- the NFRKB gene encoding nuclear factor related to kappa-B-binding protein isoform X2 — translation MDSLDHMLTDPLELGPSGEGNGTQIMEDCMLGSIRISLPEDLLEDPEIFFEVVSLSTWQEVLVDSQREHLKKFLPRFPENNTEHQNNLILSLFNGENFRFGNPLHIAQKLFRDGHFNPEVVKYRQLCFKSQYKRYLSSQQQYFYRLLKQILASRNHLLELARKGGPDLALKRKYSAAACAAEERDRQTHRRYLKILREVKEECGDTTLSSDEEDLSCWIPNSPAHCPSPAVPLRVIPTLSTQDMKTADKLDFGENGLKMMLKKHHEKRKRQPNHPDLMTGDLTLNDIMTRVNAGRKGSLAALFDLAVLKKKVKEKEEKKKKKIKVIKLEAEDFSESLGNPEGMPPMSQDPSPIPPIWDPPSLPSVKEEPLEDIKPCLGVNEIASSFFSLLLEILLLEGPASLSVLEDKLMDWQSSPASTLNSWFSFAPNWSELVLPALQYLTGDSRDASSSFSPFVEFKEKTQQWKLIGSSQDHEKELAELFQLWLETKDQAYFKDNEDSSDATTPVPRVTDYVVRPSTVEEKRVFQEQERYRYSQPHKAFTFRMHGFESVVGPVKGVFDKETSLNKAREHSLLRSDRPAYVTILSLVRDAAARLPNGEGTRAEICELLKDSQFLAPDVTSAQVNTVVSGALDRLHYEKDPCVKYDIGRKLWIYLHRDRSEEEFERIHQAQAAAAKAKKALQQKPKPPAKIKSSSKESSVKVVTSGTSEPSQLSLSDSSMPPTPVTPMTPTAPPMPAMPISPPPVPVVSKSLPSVAPEQAKPNQSILLVSSPTMPQLGTLLSTTQSTQAQAGSQPSSRAASHTASSGLPQVRVVTAQSSLPPVSQPAPMVTQPPPPPASVPQIRIPSTSAQTKVLSQAVMTVPVKAQSSPVQVQRPTVSVTGTASMTGAGISAAPSPASKPLTSSPSSSVPSSSTASLSSSSSSSTAVLQNVAGQNIIKQVAITGQLGMKNQPGSTIPLSASNFRIQGKDVLRLPPSSITTDAKGQTVLRITPDMMATLAKSQVTTVKLTQDLFTTAAAGSTSAGKGISATLRVSSSPIQSSDSPAKTSTPTSASPSSAGPTVVKVTPDLKTVESTSSAFRLMPALGMTVAEQKGKAISTVASTDAKPAATIRIVQGMGVMPPKAGQTITVATHAKQMPSASSVSMSGTVHTSAVSLPTMTASVSKAVAVVSGAAGTPITIGTGTTTMRQVPVSTTVVSTSQAGKLPARITVPLSVISQPVKGKSVVTAPIIKGNLGANISGLGRNIILTTMPAGTKLIAGNKPVSFLTAQQLQQLQQQGQATQVRIQTVPASHLQQGTVSGSTKTVSTVVVTAAPSPKQTHDQQ, via the exons ATGGATTCTCTGGATCATATGCTCACCGACCCATTGGAGTTGGGGCCATCTGGAGAAGGAAATGGTACACAGATTATGGAGGATTGCATGCTGGGATCCATACGTATTAGCCTGCCAGAAGATCTCTTGGAAGAT CCTGAGATCTTCTTTGAAGTTGTCAGTCTTTCAACATGGCAGGAGGTGCTGGTAGATTCACAACGAGAACACTTGAAAAAGTTTTTGCCCCGCTTCCCGGAAAACAATACTGAACATCAGAATAATCTTATTCTGTCCCTATTCAATGGAGAGAACTTCCGGTTTGGAAACCCCCTGCACATAGCCCAGAAGCTCTTCCGAG ATGGACATTTCAATCCTGAAGTGGTAAAATATCGACAGCTTTGCTTCAAGTCACAGTACAAGCGCTACCTCAGCTCCCAGCAGCAGTACTTTTACCGGCTGCTGAAACAGATTCTTGCTTCCCGGaat CACCTGTTAGAGCTTGCTAGGAAAGGTGGTCCAGATCTGGCCCTGAAACGAAAATACTCGGCAGCTGCTTGTGCTGCTGAAGAACGGGACAGACAGACTCATCGTCGATACCTGAAAATCCTCAGGGAGGTGAAAGAGGAATGCGGAGACACTACCTTATCCTCTGACGAAGAAG ATCTGAGCTGCTGGATCCCAAATTCTCCAGCCCATTGCCCAAGTCCTGCTGTTCCTCTCAGAGTGATCCCCACCTTATCAACCCAAGACATGAAAACAGCAG ATAAACTGGATTTCGGTGAGAATGGCCTGAAGATGATGCTGAAGAAGCACCATGAAAAACGCAAGCGACAACCT AACCATCCTGATTTAATGACAGGGGACCTGACTCTGAATGACATCATGACACGTGTGAATGCTGGCAGGAAAGGATCTTTGGCAG cattgtTTGACCTTGCTGTCCTCAAAAAGAAggtgaaggagaaggaagagaaaaagaaaaagaagataaaaGTTATTAAGTTGGAAGCAGAAGACTTCTCCGAGTCGCTTGGCAaccctgaaggaatgcctccaaTGTCTCAGGATccatcccccatccctcccaTTTGGGACCCCCCGTCCCTCCCATCTGTTAAAGAAGA GCCTCTTGAAGACATCAAGCCGTGCCTTGGAGTAAATGAAATTGCCTCCAGCTTCTTTTCCCTCCTTCTAGAGATTCTGCTTCTAGAAGGGCCAGCTAGTCTCTCAGTG CTTGAGGATAAACTCATGGATTGGCAGTCTTCTCCTGCCAGCACATTAAACAGCTGGTTCTCCTTTGCCCCCAACTGGTCAGAACTTGTTTTACCTGCCCTGCAGTATCTCACAGGCGATagcagag ATGCTTCTTCCAGTTTTTCTCCATTTGTTGAATTCAAAGAAAAAACTCAGCAGTGGAAACTGATAG gttcatcccaagaccatgagaAGGAGCTTGCAGAACTCTTTCAGCTCTGGTTGGAGACGAAAGACCAAGCCTACTTCAAG GACAATGAAGACAGCTCAGATGCCACTACACCAGTTCCTCGAGT GACTGACTATGTAGTCCGGCCTAGCACTGTGGAAGAGAAACGTGTTTTCCAGGAACAG GAGCGTTATCGATACAGCCAACCCCACAAAGCGTTCACATTCCGCATGCATGGCTTTGAGTCGGTGGTGGGCCCTGTGAAGGGCGTGTTTGATAAGGAAACCTCTCTGAACAAAGCCCGAGAACATTCTCTGTTGCGATCAGATAGGCCTGCATATGTCACCATCTTGTCTCTTG TTCGGGATGCTGCAGCCCGTCTTCCTAATGGAGAGGGAACTCGTGCTGAGATCTGTGAGCTGCTTAAAGACTCCCAGTTTCTTGCTCCTGATGTCACCAGTGCTCAG GTTAACACCGTGGTGAGTGGTGCACTGGATCGATTGCACTATGAGAAGGATCCCTGCGTAAAATATGATATTGGGCGCAAACTATGGATATACCTCCATCGAGACAGGAGCGAAGAGGAGTTTG AGCGGATTCATCAGGCCCAAGCTGCTGCAGCAAAGGCCAAAAAAGCCCTTCAGCAGAAACCCAAACCGCCTGCAAAGATA AAATCCAGTAGCAAGGAGAGTTCAGTGAAAGTGGTGACTAGTGGCACCTCTGAACCAAGTCAACTGAGCCTTAGCGATTCCAGCATGCCACCAACTCCTGTGACTCCAATGACGCCCACTGCCCCTCCAATGCCAGCAATGCCAATTTCACCACCGCCAGTTCCTGTCGTTAGCAAGAGTTTGCCAAGTGTTGCACCAGAACAAGCTAAACCTAACCAAAG CATCCTTTTAGTATCTTCTCCCACCATGCCGCAGCTTGGGACATTGCTCTCCACCACACAGAGTACCCAGGCACAGGCTGGGTCTCAGCCCTCTTCTCGGGCGGCCAGCCACACAGCCTCCTCAGGACTTCCACAGGTCCGAGTGGTTACAGCACAATCTAGCCTCCCGCCTGTGTCTCAGCCAGCCCCAATGGTAACACAgccacctccaccaccagcaTCTGTACCTCAGATCCGTATCCCTTCCACTTCTGCACAAACCAAAGTTCTATCTCAG GCTGTTATGACTGTCCCGGTGAAAGCACAATCCAGCCCGGTCCAGGTGCAGAGGCCAACAGTTTCAGTAACAGGAACAGCCAGTATGACGGGGGCAGGAATATCTGCAGCTCCCAGTCCTGCCTCCAAGCCACTAACTAGTTCTCCaagcagctctgtgcccagttcctctACCGCTTCTTtatcatcctcctcctcttcctccactgcTGTCCTCCAGAATGTAGCTGGACAAAATATCATCAAACAG GTGGCTATAACTGGACAACTTGGTATGAAGAACCAGCCTGGGAGCACCATCCCGCTTTCCGCTTCCAACTTCCGCATCCAAGGCAAGGACGTCCTGCGTCTGCCTCCCTCCTCCATTACCACCGATGCAAAGGGGCAGACCGTTCTCCGCATCACCCCAGACATGATGGCTACCTTGGCCAAGTCGCAAGTCACCACCGTCAAACTCACCCAGGACCTCTTCACCACTGCCGCAGCTGGCAGCACTTCCGCTGGGAAAGGCATCTCCGCCACTCTGCGCGTGTCATCGAGCCCCATCCAGTCTTCCGACTCTCCCGCCAAGACCAGCACGCCCACCTCTGCTTCGCCGAGCTCCGCTGGGCCTACCGTGGTGAAAGTGACCCCTGACTTGAAGACTGTCGAGTCAACCAGTTCAGCGTTTCGGCTGATGCCTGCCCTAGGCATGACTGTAGCAGAGCAGAAGGGCAAAGCCATTTCCACAGTGGCATCCACTGACGCCAAGCCAGCTGCCACTATAAGGATTGTGCAGGGGATGGGGGTGATGCCACCAAAAGCTGGGCAGACTATTACAGTAGCCACTCATGCCAAGCAGATGCCCTCTGCCTCTTCAGTGAGCATGTCTGGCACAGTCCATACCTCTGCGGTTTCTCTGCCGACCATGACTGCTTCGGTGTCCAAGGCAGTTGCTGTCGTTTCAGGAGCAGCAGGGACGCCCATAACTATTGGAACAGGAACCACCACTATGCGGCAGGTTCCAGTGAGCACGACTGTCGTATCTACTTCCCAGGCA GGGAAGCTGCCTGCCCGAATCACGGTGCCCCTCTCGGTCATAAGCCAGCCCGTGAAAGGAAAGAGTGTTGTGACTGCTCCTATCATCAAAGGCAACCTTGGGGCCAA CATCAGTGGACTGGGTAGAAATATCATCTTGACCACGATGCCAGCTGGGACAAAGCTGATTGCTGGGAACAAGCCAGTAAGCTTCCTGACTGCACAGCAACTGCAACAGTTGCAGCAACAAGGCCAGGCTACACAG GTACGAATTCAGACAGTCCCAGCCTCCCATCTCCAGCAGGGAACAGTGTCTGGCTCTACAAAAACAGTCTCCACAGTAGTTGTAACAGCAGCGCCATCTCCAAAACAGACACATGATCAACAGTAA